The window TTTCTGCTGGCTACTTGGGTCCGGTGTCATGAGGTTTTAACATAATTATTGAATCATCAGAACCCTATTATGAAATTGAAGAGTTGAAACATAGTGGTTAAATTCCCAAAAGTTGACATCGTCATATTGATCCTATGCAGCATGTTTCCAAGATCAACTCACGCCACCTTTGCTGAAAAGCTTTATCAGACGTTCAAAGATCACAAACGCTTTAGCAAACCAAAGCTATCAAAGACAGACTTCACCATCTGCCACTATGCTGGTGATGTATgcattataattttattatgttGCATAATAGTATCTAAAAAGGATAAATCCTCATTACTTACAATTTGCCGCCCGGATAATTAATGTGAGTCTGGATAATAAGAAGACAGTAATAAACGGGCTGAGATAGTGTTTGGAAATGCTTTTGCTGTTTAAAGTTGTAACAAGTTGTTTTGAGTGTTTGGAAATTATGATAATTCTTTCTAAACATAGAGATCACTTTGCCTATGGAACTCATTGTCCAAAACTGATTATCTTACGCCTACATAATCTGATACTCAGAAGCGGAATTTGCCCATCCAGACAGTTTAAACTGATTGGTAATAATTACGACTAGATCCAAACACTACCTAAATCTGCACAATAAAAAAGCTGCCCTATTTTAATATCAGTTATTTGAAGCACTCTGATTTCAGGTCACATATCAAAGCGACCATTTCTTGGATAAGAACAAGGACTACGTGGTTGCGGAGCACCAGTCTCTTATGAATGCTTCTAGGTGTTCCTTCGTATCAAGCTTATTCCCGCCTTCATCGCAAGATTCATCTAAAGCTTCAAAGTTCATATCAATAGGTTCCCAGTTCAAAGTATAGTTTTATTCTGATTCTTAATCCAATAGTATACTTTGGTTTATATACTCTTGGCTCATTTACGCAAGTCTCATTTTCACAGCAACAATTACAAGCATTGCTTGAGACACTCAGTCACACTGAGCCGCATTACGTTCGATGTGTCAAACCGAATAATCTTCTAAAGCCTGCTATATTTGAGAATCAGAATATATTGCAACAACTTCGATGTGGGGTGAGTCTAGAATTTCAGGGTAGAGTGAGTAAACAATTTCAACTCATTTACTAATGACTGGATTTGCGTTATGTTATATCACCAACAGTTTCAAATGAGTAATATCAAAAAGTTTAtgctgcattcttgagtttatttAGGTatggaaaggaaaggaaaaggaAGAGAAATGGGCtggaatgaaaagaaaataattatgaCTTATGTGTTATTACTATAAAGCCCTCATCcatcatattttacttataatATAAAAGGGTATAATTGTAAAGTTGTTAttactttcttttcctttcttatccactcaaaaataacatacttatttaagtttttctttcttctcatCTCTTTTCTAtcccttccttttcttttctcataaaaaaaaacttgagaatAGAGCATACCTTAgggtatgttcttgagttttttctaAAAGGGAAAGGAAAGGATTATGAaggaaattaaaattttttgtgttctttggttttatttaaaagaagaagagaaaagaaaggaaaagatatGGAAGGAGAATTCAATAGATTTTGTTAAGGATATTTTCTTCCcaattttgggatgatttgaaaggaaagaaaatcTACTCTttctcttccattcatctcTCTTCTCTTCTTCCCTCTTCcttcataaaaaaaactcaagaacacggCTAAAAATAACATCGGTCAAGTTGGTTGAAAGTTgcacaaaattttcttttagtgCATACAAACCCCCTAAATGGCTTAATATTTTACAAATTGGGTTATTTCTTAGTAATACAGtttctttaattatatttttaactatTATAGGTGTCCTGACTTGTTTTAGCCCATATTAAAACTTTACGTATTCTGAATGAACCCTTTTTGTTTGTCATGCATCCACTACaatttacgagtatatatatacatatatatggtgtCTTGACAAGTCATTCTATTTCAGGGAGTTATGGAGGCAATCAGAATCAGTTGTGCAGGCTTTCCTACTCGTAAACCTTTCAATGAATTCATATCCCGCTTCAAAGTTCTGTCACCTAGTGTTATAAATATAAGGTAATAGTATTGACTGAACTGAAGTACTTGAACTATTAGTAATATGAGTTTTTAAAATTCTTATCTTTCTTTAACCTGCAGTGATGAGGTCGAGGGTTCAAAGATATTGTTAGAGAAGGCGAAACTTCAAGGTTATCAGGTActttaaaagttttctttaaAGATGTAACCTGgctgcaattttttttttattatgtttctaATCCAAACTTTTGCAGATTGGTAAAACAAAAGTGTTTCTCAGAGCAGGTCAGATGGCAGAGATAGATGCTCAGAGAAGTGAGGTTTTAGGAAGATCTGCTACCAAAATCCAAACAAAGTTTCGTTCATATTCCGCATGCAAGAAGTTTATCTTGTTACGATCTTCAGCAATACCAATACAAATTATATGTAGAGGTATAGACTATTATCTCttacattaatataaataagtttAGTGGAACAGTGAACTTGTGGTATTTAGCTGGAGTTAGTTGTACAAAAAGATAATCGAATTCGGTCCAATTTCTACTTCCGATGTTAAAGTCTCAATATTTTCATCTGAAAATGATCAATCTTGACACGGTTAATAGGTTTCCTTTctgaagtttttgaaattggaaggctttcatagtttttttttctttttccgttagtttgaagagtttcaaccacttttttttttgacaagtttGAGGGTTTTGCTCAGTTGTTTCATTGGTAAGGAGGTTTTCATCAATTGTTAGTGTAAGtttagggaaaaaaaagtaTGATTAGCTGAAATCTAATTGTACTAAATCTGGTTACCTTATCCTGCAATCAACTTGTTTCGcctacccaaaaaaaaaatagacttAATATATTGTTACAGGGGAAGTTGCACGCCTTTGCTATGAGCGTCGAAGGAGAGAAAGGGCATGTTTGAAGATCCAGAGAAATGCCCGTATGCATCGTGAGAGGAATACTTACAGATTGTTGAGCTCTTCCATTATTTCTATACAAAAGGGAATGCGTGGCATGGCTGCTCGCAAAGCATATAATTATAAACGACAAACAAAAGCTGCAATCGGTATCCAGGTAACGTATTTAATTGTTCATTGAAGTTGCTGACAtgcaatataaagaaaaaattatcTGTTTGAAATATCTAAGGTCGCATGCCTTCTAAGGTAAATTGCATACCTTGTGTTCAGACTCGATCGTattcttatatattatttattttcttattacaTAGGCTAGTGGACATCTTTCGCTCTGTCTGCTATGTACCCAAAATTGTATTCATATATGGTTAATAAGCCCTCTTATTCCTTAAACTTATATGTCTTCATGAACAAATTTACAGAGTCGATGCCGACGACATTTGGCTTTGCGTCGTTATTTGAAAATGAAGAAAGTAGCAATCTATGCTCAGTCTGTCGTTAAGAAAGACTTGGCACGTATAGAACTAGGGAGGCTTAAAAAGGTGAATATATTTTTCCAACACATATGTAGTTAATATCttcttttataatttgtttCACATTCtatgtattatttaaaatttcacTTTTTAAATCATCTTTTGTAAAAGTTGATTCACATAACATAGATGTTGAAGTTGGTTCCAAATTTCCAATAATCATTGCTCTGCATTCACCACTAGGTATTATTTAGTGGGTAAGAAGGGTCAAATGgtttgggtaacaggtcaaaatagTCATTTTATGTGATATTCAAAATGGGCTGTGTTAATAAGAGCTGCCGATTTTAAAATTGCTTTGTTATAGTTAATATACTGAGTAggatttaaaattattttacgACGCAAATATCGTTTTTATTTAACAGGTTGGAATCAGGCACCTCAACTACTGGTTTATGTGAAGCTAACCAATGTTTCGTGTCCTGTAGGCTGCGAGGGACACTAGCTCTCTCCAAGATGCCAAATCTAAATTGGAAAAGGAAGCCAAACAACTAGCCATGCAATTGCAGGAAGAGGAACGCATGAGAGTATGCTTTTCATAATCCCCATTACTTAGTTACAACTTAGTACACGTGTTGATTTTTTCCCGCTTATCACTTAATGACTTGCATTTGATTCTTATGGTGAGGTACTTACACAGTTACACCATAACAGACTCAAGTTTGATTAGGGAAGGTTTAATCTAAACCATTAAATTATCACATGATGTCAATGAACTTTTCCTATGATTTTGGATTCTACTTTTTGTGGCTTCTCTTATGATAAGGGAATATTTCATAACTCTTGATGCATGAAACTCGAACTTATACAAAACTACACTTTTTTTGTTCTGTTTGACTTACGTTCTTTGTTTGATTGTTTAATATGCATTCAAATACTGTAGGCCATTATGGAGTCTACTGTAAAGGAGTTGGAAGTTCAATTGGTGCGTTATAACTTTCCAACAATTTCTTGATACACAAAAATCGAATAACAGATTACTGTTTGATTGGCTTTCAATTTTTGTAGGCTGAGATGGAGGAAgctaaaaataaggaaaatgcaAAACTTCAGTCTGCTATAAAAGAGATGGAAGCTCAATTGGTGTTCTATCAAGTTCTtacttctcttttcttttttcttgtatGCTGGATTCGAATGTTTGAAGTGTTCTTGCGATTTGTAGGCTGATGTAGAGGAAGCTAAAACTAAGGAAAATGCAAGACTGCAGTCGGCCATAAAGGAGATGGAAGTTGAATTGGTACCCCCTACCATTTTAACAACTTTTCTATATCTCGATACCCAAAACATATATAAGAAGAGCCTGCGGATAGTAAACTTTTAGtttgttctttctttcatttgtttgtttattatcaTATGATATGCTTTCAAAATTTGTAGGCTGGTATGGAGGAAGCCAAAACTAAGGAAATTGGAAACCTGCAGTCTTCTATACAAGAGATGGAAGTTCATTTGGTGTGCATTAACCTTGAAACAAatcgttttattttttttacacaaaaagcATGAAACATTATGCTTTGAAGACTTACTTTTTTCCTAAAACACAAATCATGACATGAGAAATTATTGGCaccattactttttttttttttccctttcatttggttttgattgTTTCAAATGCTTTTGATATTTTCAGGAGACTAAAAGTAAGGAAAATGCAAAATTGCAATCAGCTATAGAAGAGATGGAAGTTCAATTTGAAGAAACTAAAGAACTGCTGGAGGCTGCAAAGAAAGAAATGGAGCAAGTTGTggttgctggtaatgagaaaaTAGAGACGCTTACTATTGACAATGAGAAACTCAAGGTCAACTTTAAAAGTCTAGCATATCTCTCCATGCTTATTCTAAATTTGTTTACGTTTTGATCAGGCTTTGATGATCGTAGCTAGttgtggcaaaatgggtgggttggttCAGGTCAAGTAACATTTCAAAACTTGTCTGATTAGAACATGCAATTTAGAAATTGATCAGATTTCAAATGGGTATGTTGGGTCAGGCTAATTCTTTATCTCTGTAACTTTTTTCAGTGTTCTTGAACGACCATATATTGAACTCTATATGAAAATGGAAAAGGTTAAAATTGATTTATTAGCGACCTTACGGCTTATGTAACAAATTTATTATCTATTGAATAAAATTCATATGATTCTTTGTGTATCATGATTACCATCAAGAAATAGAAACACTGCAGTCATAAGTAATAAACAAGTTCAAACTGAAACAGCCACCAATTTGACCCTTTTTGTTCTTACATTGTATTTGACTTCGGCCCATTTCCTCCTGTTGGGAAATTTTTCATAGCCCAAATTTTACTATACATTTACGAAAATTGGTCAACTGGCAACTGAGTTATTATAAATTTGGAAGGTCTAACTTTTATAATATGATTTATGTATTACATGGTTATGGACACTTGCAGGACGTGCTTAATTCACTCGAACAGGAAATTGGTGAAACACAAAACAAATATGAAGAGACAAGTAAATTGAGTGAAGAAAGGTTGAAACAGGCTATGGATGGAGAATTGAGGATAATTGACTTAAAGCTTGAAATGCAAAGGTTGTATGATGATACATTGGCCATGCTTTCCATAATTTAGTTCAGTGAAAACTTTATTCTTTCACCATTGGAAGCCGAAGGAATGACTAAATTAATTGCACATATGCTTTTGTTGCTCTTTTTAGTCTTCAAGAAAAAATTGCTGACATGGAAGCTGAGGACCAGATTCTAAGACAAAAGGTACTGTCAGAACACTTAATGACACTCGAGGCTTATGttttgatacatttttttttacaaaagtaCTTTTCCATAAACATGAAGAAAAGTACCCAAGTATTTACAGATTAGTCCAAAGAACGGTCATTATAAGTTCTAACCTTTATGGTTTTTTAGATTGCTTTTTGTGCTAAAAGACAAACCTTTAATTTGCAGGAACGACAGAGTAGTTCGCCCTCAAAGAAGTTTGACAGCAACTTGACGCAATCTACTATAGGAAGGGAGCGTGTATGCATTTCTTAATGTGATATTTTATCATGTTCactttattattagtataatcAAAgcaatatatattagaaaaatcaTGTGAACATACTTCTAATAAGCCAATTGCCATTTTAGTCTCAAGTTATTTCCTAATTTTATATCAAACTTGTTAATTCTTTCAGAGTCGAACATGACATCCTAATGATACATGGATCATTATTATGGATATCCCTACCCACATACTATTATAATTCGCTAAAAAATATTACTGTTCTAGTAGTATGTTCACTATGACTTCTTCACCGTAATGAGGATTAATATGAGCTACTAAGGTAAATTAGAATGTGATTATATGAAGGGCCACATACAATTTTAGCATCTGGGAGTTTGATGGTAAAAGGACATCATCTAATTGCATGTTTCTCTATATCTCTGGTATAGGAGCTGGTTGATACTCTTATGGAAGTTGCTACAGAAGATCTTGGGTTTTCTCAAGGGAAACCCATTGTAACATATGTAATATACAAAAGTCTTTTGCACAACAAAGCTTTTGAAGAAGAAATAACTACTATATTTGATCGTATTATCTACTTAATGGGTTCTGCGATAGAGGTCAGATATTTATTGCCACCTTTCGTGTTTTATGTCACCTTTTCAGTATTGCCTTGTCTTTATCTACCAGTTAATTTAATCTAATTGGACACTGAATGAAGTTTCATGTTTTCTGTATTCTGAATTTTGCAGAAAAAAGAAGACATTAAACATATGGCTTATTGGCTCTCTGTCACATCTACATTGCTGTTTTTAATTCAGAGGACTTTAAGTCCAAGTCCTCCCAAACCCCCGCCGCCTACATCGTTATTTGGAAGGATGACCCAAGTACTCTATGTTCCTAATTACAACATCATTGTCTGGAGGTGACAAGATGGGTGGGTCAGGCAGGTTGGGTAATTTTTGGGTTCAGGGTTAATCGGTCATAAATGGATCGAACTTGCCACCTCTACCATATTCCTATGTGtatcaattatatattgaaaaattagGGAGTAGCTTTCAATCTTAAACCTAAACGAGTTAAAACAGATGGAGTGACAAAAGGCTATGATTTATTGATAGTATTATATCTTGTAGGGATTTCGATCAGCTTCCATCATAAGTATAGTGCAGCATGTGGAAGCCAAGTACCCAGCTGTGCTTTTTAAAAAGCAACTTGCTACTTATGTTGAAAAACTCTATGGATCTATTCGTAACAACCTGAAGAAGGATTTGTCTCAATTACTTTCCTCTTGTATCCAGGTACAATATGATCTTCATTCAGTTGTTAATTGTTATCAACATATGTATTCACTAGTGAAGAACCCTTTAATCGGAGTCTACCATGGAAattcatttgatttttgttaCATTCTTTTGCTATAGCCTTGGAccttaaaatttttttcaagTAGCAGGCATCATGCTGAtaccatatttttttaacaattcaGGCACCAATAATATCTGATGGTAAATCTTTTCCAGCTGAATACTGGGATAGCATCATTGAACGCTTAAATGACCTGCTGGAGACGTTAAAAGAATGCCAGGTAAGTGAATTGTTCCGCGTTCAATGTTTTCAATGAATAATCTCACATGCATTTGGAAAAAACACCTGAGGCGTAATTCTTTCAGGTACCATCAGTAATTATTCAAAAGATATTTTCCCAAGCTTTCTCTTCCATTAATGTGCAGCTTTTCAACAGGTAGCAATTCTGTTCTCAACTTCTCACAGCCTGAAAATTTGGGCAAGTCTAACTAGTTATCTTGTTAATTGACTTgaaaatttcttcttgaaacCCCATAGCATATGCCAGTTCAAAGAGTGCTGTACATTCCCAAACGGGGAGTATGTGAAAGCGGGACTAGCTAAACTAGAGCTTTGGTGTTCTCAGGCCACAATAGAGGTACTCTCTTAGACGCCTTCGATAAATTGTTTTGGGCGGGTTAAGCTGGTCGAATTGAGTAATCCTTAGTATGGGTTCAAATGGGTCTTTTTGACCTggaaacactttttttttgtcttttcttttaaaacttcTAATAAATtgttgatgcattaaaagttgaCTAAGATTACAAAAACAATTTCAGTCTGATAGTTCACtaagtttttgaataaaataactTTAGAGGTTTTATGCATCAAATTCTTTCATTTGACCCGTTTTCCTATTAGTAAACTTTTCTTTGACCCATGTGAGATGAAAAGATCATTCAATCCATCCATCCAAACTAAATAGGTTGAAATTGTCACCTGTAATATGGATTTAAGTCAGAAGCGTAGGTCTAACTACTCACTGAATCAGTATGCAGACTCATCATCGGATGAACTTAACCATGTAAGGCAGGCAGTCGGATTTCTGGTATGTGATACTATAAATTAgttgttatttactttcttcCAATTAAtcgttacatttttttttgtaagttatAAAATTGTCTATGCTTTGGCGAGTGATGACTATTGTTTCAGTTACTCATTCATCTTTCTTACCATGAAGTATATGCATCATAATTTTCATGACTGAACTCACATTTAGCTTTTGTTGGAAACATCTTGATGGGTTTTGGACATAAGTAACTTTTATATTTGGGTTCTTGCCCCTTCTTTACTTTTGTTCAGGTTATAGAAGAGAAGTCAAAATTATCGTATGATGAACTCACAATTAAACTATGTCCTGTAAGTATCCCTGTTAATTTACTCACATCTTCGTAACATTAGCACCTTTGTCTAACTTAATCGATACAAATGGTTTCAGGATCTGAGTAGTCAACAACTTCACAAACTCTGTAGTTTGTATTTACAACACAGTGATGACAATCATAGTGTTTCCCCCGAAGTAAGGATAAACTATAACAGTTGgttattcattttattcttaattaactagtttagagatggcaaaatgggcgggttcGGTAGGTCATATGATGGATCAAAATGGGTTCGATCTGTTTTTTCTTTTGACATCAAAACAATTCGGGTCATGtagttattgttttaattataaaaattaagtaacaTCCAATTCCGTCTTCTACGGGTTATAAGTCCCAATACCATCAACGATGATGTATGGGTGAGTTTGAGATGTAGACAAGCTTACCCCTACGTAAGGCAGAGAGGTCAAGTTCTACCTAAGGTAGAAAGGACCTCTGGTCTTGTAAGGAGTATGGATCGAACCCTTGGCCTCCCTTTCCTTGGTTTAGTGCTTTAATTATGATAAAGAAAAGAATATGCTATTATGATAATGGAATTGAGAACCCTTGTGTGGTCATACGTCTCCCATTGGGCAAGTTCTACCCTAGTCGAGACTTTGAGTTCGTGTGGTGGTGGGCTTGGAAATTGTGGATTGGTCGGCCAAAGGCTGGACACCATTATTACCAAAAATATTGTCCaagtttttataataacatgagTTAGGCGCCGGCAAGCTCGTTCAGATATTGGACGCAGTACATTGGAATCTTGAAGCACCAGCACGCTATAAGCATTACAAGTACACTTGAGTTGCTTTCATCTCGTTTGACCCGTTTCCCTTTTAGCTAAACTTCTAGGGATTAACCATAACCTCGATTGACCCATACGTAAATGGGTTGATAAGGTGACCTCTAATATAGATGTTTCCCATCcgatttttgttatttttctcgGGTAATCTTTCTCACCCACTCATCTTTGTATAGGTTATTTCCAAGATTAAAGTTCTAATGTCACAAGACTCCACTGATTCTGATTCTGACTCGTATCTGCTGGATGCCAATTCTAGGTACTTTTACAAACAATGGAACAGAATAAACTTTCTGAAAATCGGAGGGGGAAAAAAACTTTCTGAAATTGAATACGCGTTGCTTATTTTTATTCTTCTTGTTCCTATGTGCAGCATGGCGTTCCCAGTTGATGAAATCAGTAAATCCCTCAACGAGAAAGATTTTTCAAGCATTAAACCTACCAATGAACTCCTTGAAAAGCCCGAGTTTCAGTTTTTACTGGAGTAATGCTTCTGGGACCATTTTCATACCTTATATATTTTGGTCACTCCTTTGTGATCCTAGGACCGTGTTTTCGACTCAAGAAACATATCTTGCACTATGCAAGACAAAAGTTCCTGACCTGGTCCAAATCAAACCAAGGAACCTTGGTGCACTTGTCATGAGAAAGTACCCATTCTTCTCTATTTTTCCCGAGCCAGAAATATACTGCAAACAACTTCTTTTAGTTAATAACTGCCTCCTTGTGTTCAAAGCAACCATCTACGTACATCCATAACCTGACAAACCCACTCTAATTTCTTCGTACAATACATATCATGTTCTCCTTGATCAAGGTCTTTATAATCTTTAACAAGATCCCAGTTAATGATCCACATATCTTTTTCTGTTGGATGAAACATGACATCACCGGCTGCTGGTTTTATGAACCAAACTCAATACTGAACCCAATGAAATATAGCCGGTTTCATTTGATTATGAAACGGTCCACAGAGCGAGACATATGCAATTGACCTTCCATATATACTACCGAGGGCTCTTCAAGAACACATATGCAATGGCGGTGATCAGGCAAATCTTTAAACCAGTAGTCATTGGAGAGCATTGATGGCAAGCTCGATCTCTCCTGCAAGAAATAAGATCAGTCAAGATATTTCCATCTGCTGATCAGTTATAAGTTGTATTTGttacttattatttttcattttaagggCGGCTTTCATTCTATTCTTATTTAATTTCTGCTAAGAGCATGCATTTGGAGTGGCAGCTCCATTACGGTATGATAAATTTGCCATAGTGCGATTACCGATCCATTGCCAGTGCATGTGATGACGCTGGTGCAATTAAGCTCACATTGCTTTATTTTTGTGTGCTAATTGTTGATTTTATGCTGTTAAATATAAGTGTGATTCATTTCCAGTAAAATAGAGTATATTGTATGTGATGACAATGTGATGAGGACATCGCATTTGTGATAAATTGTTCTGGGCGAATTAAGTTGGTCGAGTTGAGTAATTCTTAGCATGGGTTCAAATGGGTCTTTTTGACCCGGAAAcgcttgtttttttctttctttcctttaaaacttttaataaattgtTAGATGCATCAAAAGTTGACCAAGACTACAAAAATTGAGTAATTCACTTTTGTTATTTAGTTAAAAGGGTTCTTGCATGCAGATCGACAGTTGCAGCCATTAATTTACTTAATttggttaattagttaaaatgAAATTCAACCCCTAGCTATGTTAACATGCATGATTAGTCATGTTAG is drawn from Erigeron canadensis isolate Cc75 chromosome 9, C_canadensis_v1, whole genome shotgun sequence and contains these coding sequences:
- the LOC122582975 gene encoding myosin-14-like, which produces MQSTSASIIVGSQVWVEDHDVAWIDGDVMEINDKEIKVKCSTGKEVVTNISRVYPKDPEFPGCGVDDMTKLAYLHEPGVLHNLKIRFDMDEIYTYTGNILIAVNPFKRIPNIYDKSLMDKYNGVALGELNPHPYAIADSAYRQMVNERTSQSILVSGESGAGKTESTKNLMQYLAYMGGRPGAEERSVEQQVLESNPVLEAFGNAKTVRNNNSSRFGKFVEIQFNDQARISGAAIRTYLLERSRVCQVSDPERSYHCFYMLCAAPPEVSEKYKLGDPRTFHYLNQSKCYQLTGVDEAKEFLATKQAMEVVGINSDEQEAIFRVVAAILHLGNIEFNRGNEPDSSQPKDDKSRSHLKTAAELFMCDETALQESFCKRVMVTRGESIKKSLDPNSAAISRDALAKIVYSRLFDWIVNRINNSIGQDEKSKFLIGVLDIYGFESFKTNSFEQFCINLTNEKLQQHFNQHVFKMEQEEYSKEEIKWSYIEFVDNQDILDLIEKKPGGVLALLDEACMFPRSTHATFAEKLYQTFKDHKRFSKPKLSKTDFTICHYAGDVTYQSDHFLDKNKDYVVAEHQSLMNASRCSFVSSLFPPSSQDSSKASKFISIGSQFKQQLQALLETLSHTEPHYVRCVKPNNLLKPAIFENQNILQQLRCGGVMEAIRISCAGFPTRKPFNEFISRFKVLSPSVINISDEVEGSKILLEKAKLQGYQIGKTKVFLRAGQMAEIDAQRSEVLGRSATKIQTKFRSYSACKKFILLRSSAIPIQIICRGEVARLCYERRRRERACLKIQRNARMHRERNTYRLLSSSIISIQKGMRGMAARKAYNYKRQTKAAIGIQSRCRRHLALRRYLKMKKVAIYAQSVVKKDLARIELGRLKKAARDTSSLQDAKSKLEKEAKQLAMQLQEEERMRAEMEETKSKENAKLQSAIEEMEVQFEETKELLEAAKKEMEQVVVAGNEKIETLTIDNEKLKDVLNSLEQEIGETQNKYEETSKLSEERLKQAMDGELRIIDLKLEMQSLQEKIADMEAEDQILRQKERQSSSPSKKFDSNLTQSTIGRERELVDTLMEVATEDLGFSQGKPIVTYVIYKSLLHNKAFEEEITTIFDRIIYLMGSAIEKKEDIKHMAYWLSVTSTLLFLIQRTLSPSPPKPPPPTSLFGRMTQGFRSASIISIVQHVEAKYPAVLFKKQLATYVEKLYGSIRNNLKKDLSQLLSSCIQAPIISDGKSFPAEYWDSIIERLNDLLETLKECQVPSVIIQKIFSQAFSSINVQLFNSICQFKECCTFPNGEYVKAGLAKLELWCSQATIEYADSSSDELNHVRQAVGFLVIEEKSKLSYDELTIKLCPDLSSQQLHKLCSLYLQHSDDNHSVSPEVISKIKVLMSQDSTDSDSDSYLLDANSSMAFPVDEISKSLNEKDFSSIKPTNELLEKPEFQFLLE